The following proteins come from a genomic window of Zonotrichia leucophrys gambelii isolate GWCS_2022_RI chromosome 4, RI_Zleu_2.0, whole genome shotgun sequence:
- the LOC135447375 gene encoding endogenous retrovirus group K member 7 Gag polyprotein-like: protein MGQNLSKEEESVLSTWKVLLRNKGINTSDYALRNILLWAKSQNFGTDPDTAFSVKAWKKVGDRLSQVIRAGDKTAVDLAVTWNSLFEALKEWKVERETEQDADEESGLITEPDGGAEAEGASEVEGGSDGELGEESSGAMGVTWHAAKASGKAAKASGKAAKASGKAAKTSGQPALASSYQTPKPPYLTPAQQLAMVPVYTTPLRQLAEMSLAERKTQPSAPPLPSSLVQPSAPPLPSEMLGQPARMYPPLPDSDSNSESSDESPAVTPVLGQGALVPSSSKSSSLTAPWTLPPCQVTVLPRHPQEFWEFVRRKAVEEKNWDIIERLGAPRVPQENSANANVACDNPMAFPVFKAAPGAGQNDSHHIFAWRVVQDLQSKVAQYGINSSEVMQLIRVINADLLAPYDITPLATILFQPVQYGVFQETWRRVAERTALTNMQLPQHDPRHAVGVDALLGSGPFANPDLQARWDPSILAQAQQIGMNALTKTMEMAAPKQKYVTIQQGTREPFLQFAEKLAAAIEKQVDDETLREKLCVQLAKENANPDCRKIIDTLPGEPTLSEMVTACSKVGSVEHKMAALAAVLRPSAKCYNCGQQGHVKSQCTVRKTTFRPSASSDVVCNRCAKSGHYAKQCRSKYHANGQLLPGNPKRSAKGRVGKQIPQQPQQQMRVFPALQSYPFANNSQGQQAGPQGLIYPPLTQ, encoded by the coding sequence atgggacaaaatttatctaaagaggaagaaagtgttttgtctacatggaaagttttgttaagaaataagggaattaaTACGTCAGACTATGCGCTTCGTAATATATTGCTGTgggctaaatcacagaattttggcaCTGATCCCGACACAGCATTTAGTGTTAAGGCATGGAAGAAAGTCGGGGACAGACTGAGTCAAGTTATTCGAGCGGGAGATAAAACAGCTGTTGATTTAGCAGTAACCTGGAACTCGCTCTTTGAGGctttaaaagaatggaaagtAGAGAGAGAAACGGAGCAAGATGCGGACGAAGAGTCGGGGCTGATAACAGAACCTGACGggggggctgaggcagagggggcCTCTGAGGTAGAAGGGGGCTCTGATGGGGAACTTGGTGAAGAAAGTTCGGGCGCCATGGGAGTTACCTGGCACGCTGCCaaagcttctgggaaagctgccaaagcttctgggaaagctgccaaggcttctgggaaagctgccaaaacttctgggcaacctgccctAGCCTCTTCTTATCAGACCCCTAAGCCtccttatctcacacctgcGCAGCAGCTCGCGATGGTGCCTGTATATACTACACCGCTACGCCAGTTAGCTGAAATGTCtctagcagagagaaaaacccagcCATCTGCCCCCccgcttccctcctctctggtcCAGCCGTCCGCCCCCCCGCTCCCCTCTGAGATGCTTGGACAACCTGCAAGGATGTATCCTCCTTtacctgacagtgacagcaacagTGAGTCAAGTGATGAGTCTCCCGCAGTAACACCTGTGTTGGGGCAAGGAGCTCTGGTCCCTTCATCTTCTAAGAGCTCTAGCCTTACTGCCCCATGGACTTTGCCTCCATGCCAAGTCACTGTGCTTCCTCGACACcctcaggagttttgggaatttgttaggaggaaagcagttgaagaaaagaattgggacATCATAGAAAGGTTAGGTGCTCCAAGAGTACCTCAGGAGAACAGTGCCAATGCAAATGTTGCTTGTGATAACCCtatggcttttccagttttcaaagcagctcctggagcaggacagaatGACAGTCATCACATCTTCGCCTGGAGGGTTGTGCAAGACCTCCAATCAAAAGTAGCTCAGTATGGTATTAATTCCTCAGAGGTAATGCAGTTAATACGTGTgattaatgcagatttgcttGCACCTTATGATATCACTCCTCTTGCTACAATTTTATTTCAGCCAGTACAATATGGTGTATTTCAAGAAACTTGGAGGCGAGTGGCTGAGCGCACGGCTTTAACAAATATGCAGTTGCCTCAACACGACCCTCGTCATGCTGTGGGTGTTGATGCCCTCCTGGGCTCTGGGCCTTTTGCTAATCCAGATTTACAGGCAAGGTGGGATCCTTCGATTTTGGCACAAGCTCAGCAAATTGGCATGAATGCCTTaactaaaacaatggaaatggcagctccaaagcagaaatatgttaCTATACAACAAGGGACGAGAGaaccatttttgcagtttgcagaaaaacttgctGCCGCTATTGAGAAACAGGTAGATGATGAAACTTTGCGAGAGAAATTGTGTGTACAATtggctaaagaaaatgcaaacccagacTGCAGAAAGATTATTGACACTTTGCCTGGGGAACCCACCTTGTCTGAAATGGTTACTGCTTGCTCGAAAGTTGGTTCAGTTGAACATAaaatggcagctcttgctgcagtgttAAGACCTTCAGCAAAGTGTTATAATTGTGGACAACAAGGGCACGTAAAGTCACAGTGTACTGTCcggaaaacaacatttaggcCAAGTGCAAGCAGTGATGTTGTATGCAACCGTTGTGCTAAATCTGGGCACTATGCTAAGCAATGCAGGAGCAAATATCATGCAAATGGTCAGCTATTGCCGGGAAACCCAAAGAGGAGCGCGAAGGGGCGCGTGGGGAAACAAATACCCCAACAACCACAACAGCAAATGCGggtcttcccagccctgcaaagctaCCCATTTGCGAACAATTCTCAGGGGCAACAAGCGGGTCCGCAGGGATTGATATACCCACCGCTGACACAGTAA